From Cellulosimicrobium cellulans, the proteins below share one genomic window:
- a CDS encoding sensor histidine kinase encodes MLPTVPSTPAAAPGGHVGHDARVVPAATRWLRRGLDVLFVGLLALALAGALAAGTVRGVVALVVGAALLALYVLGRRRVPLPADVRAPRGAWWPAGAWVAGLVVLWVALCLASITAVWVAFPLMFVAMHVLGPRRGPVAVGLVVLLVVGVMWAWTANLAVPFVLGPAIGGAVAVVVVLALEAVVRESQERQRTLDELVHTRDELATAERERAVAGERERLAREIHDTLAQGFSSAELLLRAAQTALDAGDVPTARGYVEQTREVARHNLAEARRVVRALAPVDLASSNLVDALRRTAARTAAGPTVDPVGGAPGAGPDVVVQVSGDPVALPTDVEAALLRVAQSALANVERHAAATRVAVTLSFLAGAVPGEDAVALDVVDDGRGFDPEALPEPSDDAPGGTSGGFGLVAMRARLADLGGTLSVESAPGAGTAVAAWVPLAATEDAEEER; translated from the coding sequence GTGCTCCCGACCGTGCCCTCGACCCCCGCTGCCGCGCCTGGCGGGCACGTCGGGCACGACGCGCGCGTCGTCCCGGCGGCCACCCGCTGGCTGCGCCGCGGGCTGGACGTGCTCTTCGTCGGCCTGCTCGCGCTCGCGCTCGCCGGGGCGCTCGCCGCCGGCACGGTGCGCGGCGTCGTCGCTCTCGTGGTGGGTGCCGCGCTGCTCGCGCTCTACGTCCTGGGCCGGCGCCGCGTGCCGCTCCCGGCCGACGTCCGAGCGCCCCGCGGCGCGTGGTGGCCCGCCGGCGCGTGGGTGGCCGGGCTCGTGGTGCTGTGGGTCGCGCTGTGCCTGGCCTCGATCACGGCCGTCTGGGTCGCGTTCCCGCTCATGTTCGTCGCGATGCACGTGCTCGGCCCGCGCCGTGGTCCGGTCGCGGTCGGCCTGGTCGTGCTCCTCGTGGTCGGGGTCATGTGGGCCTGGACCGCGAACCTCGCGGTGCCGTTCGTGCTGGGCCCGGCCATCGGCGGCGCCGTCGCGGTCGTCGTCGTGCTCGCGCTCGAGGCGGTCGTGCGCGAGTCGCAGGAGCGCCAGCGCACGCTCGACGAGCTCGTCCACACGCGCGACGAGCTCGCCACGGCGGAGCGCGAGCGCGCCGTCGCGGGGGAGCGCGAACGCCTCGCGCGCGAGATCCACGACACGCTCGCCCAGGGCTTCTCCTCGGCCGAGCTGCTCCTGCGCGCCGCGCAGACGGCCCTCGATGCCGGCGACGTGCCCACCGCGCGCGGGTACGTCGAGCAGACGCGCGAGGTCGCACGGCACAACCTCGCCGAGGCGCGTCGCGTCGTGCGCGCGCTCGCACCGGTCGACCTCGCGTCGTCGAACCTCGTCGACGCGCTGCGCCGGACCGCGGCACGGACCGCGGCCGGTCCGACGGTCGACCCCGTCGGGGGCGCGCCCGGTGCCGGGCCGGACGTCGTCGTGCAGGTGAGCGGCGACCCCGTGGCGCTGCCGACGGACGTCGAGGCCGCCCTGCTGCGCGTCGCCCAGTCCGCGCTCGCCAACGTCGAGCGGCACGCGGCCGCGACGCGCGTCGCGGTGACGCTGAGCTTCCTGGCGGGCGCGGTGCCGGGGGAGGACGCGGTCGCCCTCGACGTGGTCGACGACGGCCGCGGTTTCGACCCGGAGGCCCTCCCCGAGCCGTCCGACGACGCGCCGGGCGGGACGTCGGGCGGGTTCGGCCTCGTCGCCATGCGCGCGCGGCTCGCCGACCTCGGGGGCACGCTGTCCGTGGAGTCCGCGCCCGGCGCGGGCACCGCGGTCGCCGCCTGGGTGCCGCTCGCAGCCACCGAGGACGCGGAGGAGGAGCGATGA
- a CDS encoding response regulator transcription factor: MTGPAVVEVVLADDHPVVRTGLRAVLEAEPDVRVVAEVGSAEELLARLRGGLRADVVLLDLQFGPGRLGGVDAVREIVAADGPAVLVVTTYDADADILAAVEAGARGYLLKDAPTQELVAAVRAAAAGEVALGPAVQRRLLGRLRSPGTALTARELEVLSLVAEGRTNDEIARELFLSRATVKTHLVHVYDKLGAPSRTAAVAEARRRGLLRG; encoded by the coding sequence ATGACCGGTCCGGCCGTCGTCGAGGTCGTGCTCGCGGACGACCACCCGGTCGTCCGCACGGGCCTGCGCGCCGTCCTCGAGGCGGAGCCGGACGTGCGCGTCGTCGCCGAGGTCGGCTCGGCCGAGGAGCTCCTCGCGAGGCTCCGCGGCGGCCTGCGGGCCGACGTCGTGCTGCTCGACCTCCAGTTCGGGCCCGGGCGGCTCGGGGGAGTCGACGCGGTCCGCGAGATCGTCGCGGCCGACGGACCGGCCGTGCTCGTCGTGACGACCTACGACGCGGACGCCGACATCCTCGCGGCCGTCGAGGCGGGCGCCCGCGGCTACCTGCTCAAGGACGCGCCGACGCAGGAGCTCGTCGCCGCCGTGCGCGCCGCGGCGGCGGGCGAGGTCGCGCTCGGTCCGGCCGTCCAGCGGCGCTTGCTCGGGCGCCTGCGCAGCCCGGGCACGGCGCTCACCGCGCGCGAGCTGGAGGTGCTCTCGCTCGTCGCCGAGGGGCGCACGAACGACGAGATCGCGCGCGAGCTGTTCCTCTCGCGCGCGACCGTGAAGACCCACCTCGTGCACGTCTACGACAAGCTCGGCGCGCCCTCGCGCACCGCCGCCGTGGCTGAGGCGCGTCGCCGCGGCCTCTTGCGGGGGTAG
- a CDS encoding peroxidase family protein, with protein MEAQQHAAPPGAGTIAETVVDDVAPDAVDQASTPIGRTVRSVGHGSAVAPDDAATDADADPAASNAPLLPAAEAAVARDHALHRYDSTTAFDYLFPELAESFPAFHLPVGDGATTSTVEALKALGASMVARPVTVPGQPPRDLNSHVPAVYTYWGQFIDHDITLNTNGPDTTSGRDGDQALGDVDAVPFQVFAPRVVVRSLHNGRHPALNLDSLYGSGPVFAGEHGYRTTRSEASFVPGSAKLRLGRISTEPLVIPGGPSFSLVEPGDDAQRDLPRDAQGAPLVPDGRNDENLVVAQLHLAMIRFHNAVVDWVDELEPWTRLTGGERGVFERASQLVRWHYQWLVVNDYLRTLTKPGVLDATLLRDTSFFRPRYPVSMPLEFAVAAFRFGHSMIRDSYDYNVNFTGPPPRNASLVQLFQFTGSGGSLRPGPAGDPALPSNWPIEWARFVDKGDPSPFRAAEKIDTFLAPSLGDLVKEGNLPPEPPAHTPAQLVASALQKQLAQRNLLRGYMLALPTGEAVATALGVTPLTPAQLEDRAGDDVKQALAALRDGDHGGTPLWYYVLKEAELQGNGSFLGEVGSRVLAETFVYLLRQDDTSYVRASNHWTPAQGVHFEDGSLVLTLPDLLRFAGVLPDAAGRFRGDGTAGHDGAA; from the coding sequence ATGGAGGCTCAGCAGCACGCGGCGCCACCCGGCGCCGGGACCATCGCCGAGACGGTGGTCGACGACGTCGCCCCCGACGCGGTCGACCAGGCGTCCACCCCGATCGGACGGACCGTCCGGAGCGTCGGTCACGGATCGGCCGTCGCGCCCGACGACGCCGCGACGGACGCGGACGCCGACCCCGCGGCGTCGAACGCCCCGCTCCTGCCCGCGGCGGAGGCCGCGGTCGCCCGGGACCACGCGCTCCACCGCTACGACTCGACGACCGCCTTCGACTACCTGTTCCCGGAGCTCGCGGAGAGCTTTCCCGCCTTCCACCTGCCGGTGGGCGACGGGGCGACGACGTCCACGGTCGAGGCGCTGAAAGCGCTCGGCGCGTCGATGGTCGCCCGGCCGGTCACGGTGCCCGGGCAGCCACCACGGGACCTCAACTCCCACGTCCCGGCGGTGTACACCTACTGGGGCCAGTTCATCGACCACGACATCACGCTCAACACGAACGGCCCGGACACGACGTCCGGCCGCGACGGCGACCAGGCCCTCGGCGACGTCGACGCCGTCCCGTTCCAGGTCTTCGCGCCGCGGGTCGTCGTCCGTTCGCTCCACAACGGGCGGCACCCCGCGCTCAACCTCGACTCGTTGTACGGCAGCGGCCCGGTGTTCGCGGGGGAGCACGGCTACCGCACCACCCGCAGCGAGGCCTCGTTCGTCCCGGGCTCCGCGAAGCTCCGCCTCGGACGCATCTCCACGGAGCCGCTCGTGATCCCGGGAGGGCCGTCGTTCTCCCTGGTCGAGCCCGGCGACGACGCGCAGCGTGACCTGCCGCGCGACGCGCAGGGCGCTCCGCTCGTCCCCGACGGGCGCAACGACGAGAATCTCGTGGTGGCTCAGCTCCACCTCGCGATGATCCGGTTCCACAACGCCGTCGTGGACTGGGTGGACGAGCTCGAGCCGTGGACGCGGCTCACGGGCGGGGAGCGTGGCGTCTTCGAGCGCGCGAGCCAGCTCGTGCGCTGGCACTACCAGTGGCTCGTCGTGAACGACTACCTGCGCACGCTCACGAAGCCGGGCGTGCTCGACGCGACGCTCCTGCGCGACACGTCGTTCTTCCGGCCCCGTTACCCGGTCTCGATGCCCCTCGAGTTCGCCGTCGCGGCGTTCCGGTTCGGGCACTCGATGATCCGGGACTCGTACGACTACAACGTCAACTTCACCGGGCCGCCGCCTCGGAACGCGAGCCTGGTCCAGCTCTTCCAGTTCACGGGGAGCGGCGGCAGCCTGCGTCCCGGGCCGGCGGGCGACCCCGCGCTGCCGTCCAACTGGCCGATCGAGTGGGCCCGCTTCGTGGACAAGGGCGACCCCTCGCCCTTCCGGGCCGCGGAGAAGATCGACACGTTCCTCGCGCCGAGCCTCGGCGACCTCGTCAAGGAGGGGAACCTGCCGCCCGAGCCGCCCGCGCACACGCCGGCCCAGCTCGTGGCGAGCGCGCTCCAGAAGCAGCTCGCGCAGCGCAACCTGCTGCGCGGCTACATGCTCGCCCTGCCCACGGGCGAGGCCGTCGCCACGGCGCTCGGCGTCACCCCGCTCACCCCGGCCCAGCTCGAGGACCGAGCCGGTGACGACGTGAAGCAGGCGCTCGCGGCGCTGCGGGACGGCGACCACGGCGGCACGCCGCTGTGGTACTACGTCCTCAAGGAGGCGGAGCTCCAGGGCAACGGGAGCTTCCTCGGCGAGGTCGGCAGCCGCGTGCTCGCGGAGACGTTCGTGTACCTGCTGCGCCAGGACGACACGTCGTACGTCCGGGCGAGCAACCACTGGACGCCGGCGCAGGGCGTGCACTTCGAGGACGGGTCGCTCGTCCTCACCCTGCCGGACCTGCTCCGGTTCGCCGGCGTGCTGCCCGACGCGGCGGGCAGGTTCCGCGGCGACGGGACGGCGGGGCACGACGGCGCTGCCTGA
- the rpsO gene encoding 30S ribosomal protein S15: MPLDTATKQRIMTEYATSEGDTGSPEVQVALLTQRIKDLTEHLKEHKHDHHSRRGLLLLVGQRRRLLGYLQKVDINRYRSLIERLGLRR; the protein is encoded by the coding sequence GTGCCGCTCGACACTGCCACGAAGCAGCGCATCATGACCGAGTACGCGACGAGCGAGGGCGACACCGGTTCGCCCGAGGTCCAGGTCGCGCTCCTCACGCAGCGCATCAAGGACCTCACCGAGCACCTCAAGGAGCACAAGCACGACCACCACAGCCGTCGTGGTCTGCTCCTCCTCGTCGGCCAGCGTCGTCGCCTCCTCGGCTACCTGCAGAAGGTCGACATCAACCGCTACCGCAGCCTCATCGAGCGCCTCGGTCTGCGTCGCTGA
- a CDS encoding polyribonucleotide nucleotidyltransferase — translation MEGPEIQFAEATIDNGRFGTRTVRFETGRLARQAAGSVAAYLDDETMLLSATTAGKHPKDQFDFFPLTVDVEERMYAAGRIPGSFFRREGRPSTDAILACRLIDRPLRPLFVKGLRNEVQVVITVLALHPDDAYDTLAINAASASTQISGLPFSGPVGAVRIALVDGQWVAFPKYSDKERAVFDMVVAGRVVGDDVAIAMIEAEATDGAWGLVKDEGVGAPTEEVVAEGIEAAKPFIKALCDAQSALAAQAAKPVKEYPVFLDYQDDAFAAVEAEVSTDLRAALAIADKQDRENRLDEIKNEMVGKLQAGFDGREKELSAAYRSLQKKLVRQRVLTEGVRIDGRGLADIRTLSAEVEVLPRVHGSALFERGETQIMGVTTLNMLRMEQQIDSLGPETRKRYMHNYNFPPYSTGETGRVGSPKRREIGHGALAERALVPVLPSREEFPYAIRQVSEALGSNGSTSMGSVCASTLSLLNAGVPLRAPVAGIAMGLISDTVDGETRYAALTDILGAEDAFGDMDFKVAGTREFVTAIQLDTKLDGIPASVLAGALTQARDARLTILDVLAEAIDVPDEMSPNAPRVISVKVPVDKIGEVIGPKGKMINQIQEETGADISIEDDGTVYIGATDGPSAEAARAAINAIANPHVPEIGERFVGTVVKTTSFGAFISLSPGKDGLLHISQIRKLVGGKRVENVEDVLSIGQKVQVEIGEIDPRGKLSLHAVVEEEAPADAPATEGADA, via the coding sequence GTGGAGGGTCCCGAGATCCAGTTCGCCGAGGCCACGATCGACAACGGTCGCTTCGGCACCCGCACCGTCCGGTTCGAGACCGGGCGCCTCGCCCGTCAGGCCGCCGGCTCCGTCGCCGCGTACCTCGACGACGAGACCATGCTCCTGTCGGCCACGACGGCCGGCAAGCACCCCAAGGACCAGTTCGACTTCTTCCCGCTGACGGTGGACGTCGAGGAGCGCATGTACGCCGCGGGCCGCATCCCCGGCTCGTTCTTCCGCCGCGAGGGCCGCCCCTCGACGGACGCGATCCTCGCGTGCCGCCTCATCGACCGCCCGCTGCGCCCGCTGTTCGTCAAGGGCCTGCGCAACGAGGTCCAGGTCGTCATCACGGTCCTCGCGCTCCACCCGGACGACGCGTACGACACGCTCGCGATCAACGCCGCCTCGGCGTCGACGCAGATCTCCGGCCTGCCGTTCTCCGGCCCGGTCGGTGCCGTGCGCATCGCGCTCGTCGACGGCCAGTGGGTCGCGTTCCCCAAGTACTCCGACAAGGAGCGCGCGGTCTTCGACATGGTCGTGGCCGGGCGTGTCGTGGGCGACGACGTCGCGATCGCGATGATCGAGGCCGAGGCCACCGACGGTGCCTGGGGCCTCGTCAAGGACGAGGGCGTCGGCGCGCCGACCGAGGAGGTCGTCGCCGAGGGCATCGAGGCGGCCAAGCCGTTCATCAAGGCCCTGTGCGACGCGCAGTCGGCGCTCGCGGCCCAGGCCGCGAAGCCGGTCAAGGAGTACCCGGTCTTCCTGGACTACCAGGACGACGCGTTCGCCGCGGTCGAGGCCGAGGTCTCCACCGACCTGCGCGCCGCGCTCGCCATCGCGGACAAGCAGGACCGCGAGAACCGTCTCGACGAGATCAAGAACGAGATGGTCGGAAAGCTCCAGGCCGGGTTCGACGGTCGCGAGAAGGAGCTCTCCGCCGCGTACCGCTCGCTGCAGAAGAAGCTCGTGCGCCAGCGCGTCCTCACCGAGGGCGTGCGCATCGACGGCCGTGGGCTCGCGGACATCCGCACCCTGTCGGCCGAGGTCGAGGTGCTCCCGCGCGTGCACGGCTCCGCGCTCTTCGAGCGTGGCGAGACCCAGATCATGGGCGTCACCACGCTGAACATGCTCCGCATGGAGCAGCAGATCGACTCGCTCGGTCCGGAGACGCGCAAGCGCTACATGCACAACTACAACTTCCCGCCCTACTCGACCGGCGAGACCGGCCGCGTGGGCAGCCCCAAGCGCCGCGAGATCGGCCACGGCGCGCTCGCCGAGCGTGCCCTCGTGCCGGTGCTCCCGAGCCGCGAGGAGTTCCCGTACGCGATCCGCCAGGTGTCCGAGGCTCTCGGCTCCAACGGCTCGACGTCCATGGGCTCCGTGTGCGCCTCGACGCTCTCGCTCCTCAACGCGGGCGTGCCGCTGCGCGCCCCCGTCGCGGGCATCGCGATGGGCCTCATCTCCGACACGGTGGACGGTGAGACCCGCTATGCGGCGCTCACCGACATCCTCGGTGCCGAGGACGCGTTCGGCGACATGGACTTCAAGGTCGCCGGTACCCGCGAGTTCGTCACGGCCATCCAGCTCGACACCAAGCTCGACGGCATCCCCGCCTCGGTGCTCGCCGGCGCGCTGACCCAGGCGCGCGACGCGCGCCTGACGATCCTCGACGTCCTCGCCGAGGCCATCGACGTGCCCGACGAGATGTCCCCGAACGCCCCGCGCGTCATCTCCGTGAAGGTGCCGGTCGACAAGATCGGCGAGGTCATCGGCCCCAAGGGCAAGATGATCAACCAGATCCAGGAGGAGACGGGCGCGGACATCTCCATCGAGGACGACGGCACCGTGTACATCGGCGCCACCGACGGCCCGTCGGCCGAGGCCGCCCGCGCGGCGATCAACGCGATCGCCAACCCGCACGTCCCGGAGATCGGCGAGCGCTTCGTCGGCACGGTCGTCAAGACGACGTCGTTCGGCGCGTTCATCTCACTCTCCCCGGGCAAGGACGGTCTGCTGCACATCAGCCAGATCCGCAAGCTCGTGGGTGGCAAGCGCGTCGAGAACGTCGAGGACGTGCTGTCCATCGGCCAGAAGGTCCAGGTCGAGATCGGCGAGATCGACCCGCGCGGCAAGCTCTCGCTGCACGCCGTGGTCGAGGAGGAGGCTCCGGCCGACGCTCCCGCGACCGAGGGCGCGGACGCCTGA